TTcggtttggccataaattttggctttatttttttaaatttcttttttaaaatattgataGTTTATgatatatgatcatgttttgaaaaaaaaatttaaaaatttccaaaaactactaaaacttcaacttttgttcaaataaaatacatatccaaacacaacttttactttcaaaaattattttgtaacacaacttcaaaaatttaactatGATTCtagtctgaattaaacttaaccATAAAGCAATCCAACAAACATCATATCTTCAAAATTTCTACCAGTCTGCAGTGCCTAAAAGCAAGTTAAAGCAAGCAGAAAAGCTAAAAAGTCAGCCAAATCTTCTTAAAGAAACCAGAATGCCCTCCCAAAAAGATAAAAGCTGGAAAAGTAGCATAAAAACCCATATTAACATATTCAACTCAGACTCTCCCACTCATCATGTGAATAAAGTCCCACCCCTTAAATCATGCACTCTAATTTACCCCTAATAATATCACCATTTTCTTAGCATCCCAAGCAAAGTATCTAacaactttttctttttcaaaaatttaaggaaaaaaaattgtATCTTTCAATACACAATTCTTTCTTTCCCATTCAGGCTCATTGTTCTCCACTCAGCAATGTCTCATCTTCTCTCAGCTTTTATTTCCATTATATTTCAAACAGCATTACTCCTAAAATCAGCTCATAGCTACGGCCAAGCAGCACATACATGCAGATCATACTGTGGAAACTTAACAGTCGATTACCCATTCGCAATTCAATCCGGCTGCGGCCACTCAGGCTACAGGGACCTCCTATTTTGTATCAACGACGTTCTCATGCTTCACATTAGCTCCGGATCCTATCGCGTTTTGGACATCGATTACGCTTACGAATCCCTCACTTTAGATGATCCTCACATGTCAACTTGCTCATCAATCGTCTTCGGTAACCGCGGCAACGGATTCGTCGTAGAGCGGTGGCGTGAGCCTTACTTAAACCCTACGGCGGACAATGTGTTTATGCTGCTAGGTTGCACGGCGGAATCGCCGCTGTTCCAAGGTTTTCCGGGGAAGCATTTGCCGTGTAGGAATGTTTCCGGGATGGGTTGTGAGGAGTATTATGGGTGTCCGGCCTGGAATATAATTGGGCTGAGAAAAGTGGGCTCATCAGTATATGGATCAGGCCCACCTGAATGCTGTTCAGTTTCATTTGAAGCTATTAAAGCTATTAATTTGACTAAACTTGGTTGTCAAGGGTATAGTAGTGCTTATAGCTTAGCTCCACTGAGAGTAGATGGGCCTCATGGTTGGTCTTATGGGATAAGAGTGAAATACTCAGTTG
This DNA window, taken from Nicotiana tabacum cultivar K326 chromosome 4, ASM71507v2, whole genome shotgun sequence, encodes the following:
- the LOC107802396 gene encoding uncharacterized protein LOC107802396, with translation MSHLLSAFISIIFQTALLLKSAHSYGQAAHTCRSYCGNLTVDYPFAIQSGCGHSGYRDLLFCINDVLMLHISSGSYRVLDIDYAYESLTLDDPHMSTCSSIVFGNRGNGFVVERWREPYLNPTADNVFMLLGCTAESPLFQGFPGKHLPCRNVSGMGCEEYYGCPAWNIIGLRKVGSSVYGSGPPECCSVSFEAIKAINLTKLGCQGYSSAYSLAPLRVDGPHGWSYGIRVKYSVEEGDSFCKACEATGGSCGYDVKDFSSLCMCGTWNATSNCDSVHSASHRRTWSLMDVLTGFLGCMAVWKLSTKLGL